Sequence from the Corallococcus sp. EGB genome:
CCGGAATCGACAGCGGGCGCCCGTCCGACCGGCCCGGCGTGTAGAGCGCGACGTCTACCCGCTCGCGCAGGAGCTTGCGGCGCTCGACCATCATCGGGTCGTCGAGCGGCTCCTCCCACGACTCATCGCGCGCATACGCGGCGAGGTCACCCTTGCGGTCCACGAGGATGGCGGGGATGCCCTGGAGTACCAACTGCTCGACCAGGTTCAGCGCGAGCGTCGTTTTGCCGCTGCCAGGACCGCCGAGGAAGGCGCTGTGCTGCTTCAGTTCATCCGGCTGGATGTAGACGGTGTTGGTGCTGGCGTAGACGCTCTCCGTGATGCCTACGCGCATCTGCCCCTTGGGTCCTTCGTCCTTCTTGGGGGCCGTGGGCCCTTCGTTCTTCTTGGGGGGCTTGGGCCCATCCTCCTCGATGACCGCGGGGGCCGACTTCGCGGGGTTGGGGGGGAGGATCTGGCTCGCGGGCGTCACTTCCCACTCGCTGACTCCGTCGGTCACGGAGGATTCGCTCGAAGCACGCGCCTTGCCAGCCACTGGCGCGGGCGGCGAGACGGGGGCCGCGGTCGACGGTACGAACTTCTCCAGGGCCAGCAGGTCCGTGATGCCCTGAAGCCGCGTCACCGGACGGGCCACACGGCTCCATGCAAGGAACGCGGCCTCGTCGTGCTGCTTGCGGAACGCCTGCAACGCGAGCAGCTCCCGCAGGTCGCTGGGGCCCACCACCACCCGCCTTCCGCCCCTGCGGTGAAGCACGGCGGTCTGCTCCGCCACGAGCGTGCCCAGGCCTCCTGGGAACTCCGTGGCCCGCACCAGCACCGGCAGGCTCTTCCTGGCGGCCCGGATGGCCGTCTCCATCTGCCTCGCCAGGTGTCCGCCCCGTGAGGTGTTGTTGCAGATCGCGACGTACAGGTGGGTGTTCCCCGGCTGGAGCGTGACGTCGAGCGCGTCCTCGTCGCAGGGCTTCACGATGAACCGGGTGGCACCTCCCAACTCCTCCGCGCTCACCGTGAGGCCCCAGTCGAGCAGGGCTGCGATGTCCGCGTCTCCCTCCGGCACACGCTCCTTGAACCGGGCCTTGAAGTCGGTCCAGGCCTGGTCCAGGTCCGGCGTCGCGGGCGGCAGGGAGACGGGAGTCGCTGCCGGAGACCTGTTCTTCTCCGGCAGGGGGAACGTCGCAGGCAGCCTGCCGTCCTGGATGCCACGCTCGCGGTAGCGGTGGCAGGCGTTCAGGATGTCGCGCGGGCGCAGGCCGCTCAGCTGGTCGAAGCCTTGGGACGGGATGGGGTAGGTGGGCTGGGCCGGGTTGAAGGTGATGCCCTGCTGCTCGTACAGGGACTTCAGCCGGCGGGCCGCGATATCCCGCGCCGTCTGCGCGGTGACGTTGACCTCCAGGTCCACGGGTTCGGGGTTGCGCTCGATGCGGTCGATCATCGCGCGATTGAGCCGCGTGCGCGTCGCCGTCCAGAAGTCGGAGAGGCAGCAGACCACCACGATGGCCGTGGGCACCTGCGCCGCCAGCGACACCAGCGTGCTCATCGCCCGGCGGAAGGAGGGCTCCATCTGGGGCTTCTGCTCGAAGTCGAGCATGTCCTCCACCTGGTCCACGCAGAGGACCAGCGCCTTCCCGAAGATGCCCATGAGCTGGCCCAACTGGATGAGCATCCGGCTGGGAGAGTCCTCGGTGTTGCGCGGCACCAGGTTGCCGATGATGGCCCGGTCCTCCGGTGACATCTCCTCGCAGCGCAGCCACTGGACGATGCGATGGTGGAAGCGGGCCTCTCGGCGTTGGAGGCACAACAGGGCGCGCAGCAGATTGACGTCAATCTGCCGGAACTCGGGATCCGCGTGCAGGTCGTCCGCGACCGCGCGGATGTTGCCGTGCAACTCCTCGTCGCTGAGGAGGTCCTCTCCGGGAATGTTGGCCGCGAAGATGTTCGTGCAGCGCTGCAGCACGGCCTCGGACAACAGCATCAGTCCCGTGTCGTCAACGTGACCATGGTCATACGGCTTCTCCAGCGAGTCGATGACCTCCGACAGGATGTACCGGTCGTAGTGCGTCACATCCACGGTCATCGGCAGGTAGCCGACGTAGCCCTTGCGGCCCTCGTGCACGCTGTTGCGGAAGGCCCGCACCAGGTGCGTCTTGCCGCTGCCGGAGTCTCCTTGCAGCAGGAGGATCTTCCCGTCCTCGGGACGGACCTTCGAGGTGGCACGATTCACGAGCCGCTCGAACGCCGTGCGCGCCGGCGCATTGATGGAGGGGACGTCGAACGGATCCCGCTTCCACAGCGTCTGTCCCTGCTGGACGCTGTTGAAGATCTCGGGGCCATCAGACAGGAACGCTTTCAGACGGGCGTCTTTGGACATGGGGAGGCTCCTGAGAGGGGATCCGGCTAGAGGACGACGAAGTGGAAGGTGGCGCCGACGGTGCGCACTTCGGACTCGGTGATGTCCCGCGGGCTCATGGCCGCCAGCAGGTCCGCCCGGCCCAGGGACAGCTGACGCGCGCGGTTCGCTTCGAGCAGCGCCTCGTTGAACGCCGGGCGGTCCGCCCACTCCGGCTGCAACGCCTTCCACACGTGCGAGATGAAGACCTTGTTGTCACCGAAGCGGCCCGTGGGCGGGACGCTCTTCGCCGCGTCCAGCACCCTCCGGGCGAACGAGGCCGAGCCCACGGGCGGCGCCGGGGGCGCTGACTTCACGGGCGCCTCCACGGGCGCGTGCGCCGGAGCCGCGGCGTCCTCCGACAGCACCCACTTCCGGAGCGCCGCCATCCGCACCACCTCCGCGTCCACCCGCGGCGCCCCCACCGCGCGGGCGGCCAGCTGTTCCACGCCGCGTTTCGGGTCGCGGACCTCCTGCTCCAGCAGCTTGCCCAAGAGGTGCGCCTGCACCGCGCGCAGCGAGAACGGCTCATCCGTCTCCACGCCCAGCTGCCGCCACAACAGCCGGTCGCGCACCTGCGCCAGCGTCGGCGTCTCCGGCCCTTCCACCTCGTGCGCCCGCTTGAGCACCAGCGCTCGAACTCCGTCCGCGTCCGCCAGGCGCCCCAGCGCGGACTTGGAGCCCGGCACGCCCAGTCCCTTCGCCAGCAGGTGCTGCTGCTTCACGCGCTTCCACGTGAGCCCCTTGGGCGAGTCCACCCGCAGGAACTTCAGCGCCTGCTGACGCCCCGGCCCCGTCAGGGCGAGCCCCGAACGGCCCCGGGCCTCCACCTGCTTGCCGTCCAGCAGCTCCGTCAGCAGCGCGTCGAACCGCCCGGTCCATTCACCCCGGCTCCAGCGGTGCTCCACGAAGGCATGCAGCGTCTTCGCCAACTCATTGCGCGTGCCGGCCTTCTTCTCCGAGCGCGTCGCCAGCCAGGCCAGGGCCAGGCCCCGGAGCCGGGTGTCAGGAGTGTCGGTGTCCATGTCGTGGCTCCCGCCCGGCGAGCTCGCGCCCGCGGGCTTCAATCAACGTGTCGAGGGTGTGGAGGATGTGTTCCAACTGGGACAGCACGTCGTTCGCGAGCAGCCGGTACACCCAGTAGCCCTCGCGCTGCAGGTCCAGGTCCTTGCGCCGGTCGCGGCGGAACCGCTCCGGATCCTGGAAGTGGTAGTAGCCGTCGATCTCCACCGCGATGCGGAAGCGCCGGCACAGCAGGTCCACCTCCCAGGAGCGCTTGTCCCCGGGATGCAGCCGGGCGTTGAGCTCGAAGAGCCCAGAAGTTCGCGGGTGCTCCTCCAGCCGGTCGCGCAGATAGGCCTCCGCCTTGCTCCGAGCGCGGTCCGCGCCCGCCGCGCCCGCGCCCGTCAGCACCGCCAGCGCCACCTCCGCGGCGCTTACCCGCTGCGCGTCGGAGGCGCCGTCGCGCTCCAACTTCCGGAGCGCCGCCACCGCGCTCGAGGACTCGGAGGGCTCCGCCGGAATCTCCAGCACGCCCTCGCGCACCAGCGCCTTCAGCCGCGTCTCCCCGCCCGAAAGGAACGCCCCCAGCGCCTCGCTGGACACCACGCACGCCACCGCGAGCGCCGGCACCGCGTTGCTCAACACCTCCGCCACCCGCAGCCCCCGGCACGACGGCGCCGCCCCCGCGGGCACCCGCACCACCGGCGCCTTCCCGGGCGGCACCAGTGCATGCAACGCGCGCAGCCCCGCGTTCAGGTTCTTCTGGAGCGCGGTGCTCACCGCGTCCGGCAGCGCGCCACGCGCCACCGCCTCCCGCCCCATCACCAGCTCCCGGCACAGCGCCCAGGTGGCCTCCGGCAACATCGCGGGCGGCGGCAAGGCCTCCAGCAGCACCCGCCGCTCATGCGCTGTCTTTCCCCGAAACACAGGCGCATGTCTGGGATTCGCCGCCGTCAGGCTGAACGTCGCCAGCGCCTCCGCGTCCGCCCCCAGGTCCCGCGCCGTCGCGAGCGCCCGGGCCCACTCCAGCGCCGCCGTTCGCGGGTCCTCCCCGGACACCTCCACCACCGTCAATCCCTGCCGCGCCGCCCACCGCTCCCAGAGGGTCCCCCCCAGCGCCTCCGGCCCCTCCAACACGCTCAGCGTCGCGATGCCTTCCGCCCGGCGCCGGGCCTGGCGGTCCAACGCATCCAGCAGCGCGACTTCCCCCGCCAATGGCAAGCACTACCCCCCGGGAGTGAAGGCTTCACCGCCCCTCGTGAGCAAAAGCCTGCTCCCGCAGGTCGTGCGAAGACAAGCCCCCCAAAGGAGGTAGCGGGTTGCCGGGAAGGAAGGGACCCGGGTGGGTCTGAAAGGCTTTAGCGCCCTGTGTCGTCCCCGGTTTCCCGATGGAGAAGGACCCCCAATCCCGCCGCCGCGAGCGCCGCGACCATGCCCGTCAGGAAGGGGGCCTGGGTGCTCCACGACGCATACATCCAGCCCGTCGCCACCGGACCGACCGTGCGGGCAAGTCCCCCGCACGACTGCGCCAGACCCAGCACGGCGCCCTGCTGTGCCTGCGGCGCGACCTGCGAGGCCTGGCTCGAAATCAATGGCTGCAGGAAGCCCATTCCCCCACCCACCAGCACCACGGCGGCCATCATCGGAATCGCCTGGTGCGACAGCGCGATCCCCACCATGCCGCACGCCAGGAGGAGCGCCCCGGCGATGAGCAGCCGGAACTCGCCCACCGCGCGCGCCAGGGGGCCAATCAGCCCGCCCTGGATGACCAGCCCCAGCCCGCCCACCACCGCGAAGGTGTAGCCCACCTCCTTGGAGCCCCAGCCCAGCCGCGCCTGCACCAGCAGCGCGAAGGCCACCTGGAGCGTGGTCATGGACAGGAACACCGCGAAGAACAGCCCCAGCACCATCCCCAATGCCTTGCGCCGGGGCGAGTCCTTCAGCGCGGCCCAGCGTGTCTGGGATTTCGTCTCCATGCGCTGCTCCACCGGGTGCGTCTCCGGCATCGCCAGCAGCGCGCCCAGGAAGCCCACCAGCGCCAGGCCTCCGGCGAGCAGCGGCGGCACCCACGGGCCCAGCCCGGAGAACAGGCCGCCCAGCGTGGGCCCCAGCACCATGCCCAGGCCAATGCCCGCGCCGATGCGGCCCATGGCCCGGGCGCGCGTCTGCTTCGTCGTCACGTCCGCGAGCGCCGCCTGACACGCGGCGATGTTGCCGGACGTCGCCCCCGCCAGGATGCGCGACGCGAACAACAGCGGCAGCATCCGGTGGTAGCTGGCCAGCGAGAACAGCGCCATCGCCACCGCGTTCGCCAGGAGGCTCAGCAGGATGACCGCCCGCCGCCCGTGCCGGTCCGAGTACCGCCCGAGCAGCGGCGTGGCGAGCAGCTGCGTGAAGCTGAAGCACCCCAGGAGGATGCCCACCGTGCGCGCCGAGCCGCCCATGGACTGCACGTAGAAGGGCAGCATCGGGATGACGATGCCGAAGCCCACCAGGTCCAGGAACACGGTGAAGAACACCACCGCCTCCACCCGGCGCAACAGGCCCGGCGAGGCGGCGGACGGCGCGCCCACGGTCTCAGCCACCATGGACCGCCCGGTCCACCGGCAGCGAGTCCGCGTAGGCGCGCAGGATGCGGCCCTCGTCATAGGCGGCGTGGAAGCCCGTGGCCTCCAGGAAGCGCTTGTTGTCCACCACGATGGGGTAGCGCAGGTGGTCCGTGGCCCCCACCGACAGGCGGGGGAAGCCCGCGCGCCCCATCAGCACCGACAACAGCGGGGAGGGCAGCGGCACCGGCGTGCGGCCCGTGCCCTTGATGATGACCGACAGCGGGATGGGCGCGGGCCCCGCGACGTTGAAGATGCCGCGCACCTTCTTCTCCAGCGCCAGCTGCAGCGCCGTCACCACGTCCTCCTCCTGGAGCACGTGGAAGAGCGGGTCGTAGCCCAGCACCATGGGCACGCGCTTGCCGCGCAGCAGGTTCGCGAGCGTGCCCGTGCCTGGCGTGCCCAGCGTGTACACGAGCCGCAGGACGGCCGTGGTGACGTCCGGCAGCCGCCACAGCGCCGTCGCCGCGTACAGGTCCGCGGCCACCAGGTCCGCCAGCTCGGGAATGGCCTCCAGCGCGCGCGGGGGCTCGTCCTCGGAGTGGTACAGCGGCGAGTCCGGCGCCGCGCCGTAGAACGTGTGCCTTCCAACGAAGAGCACCTGCTTCACGCCGTGCGCCGCGCAGTGGTCGAACAGCGCCTTGGTGCCGTCCAGGTTGATGCGGCCGCGCTCGCGGCCCTGCACGGTGAACGCCGTCACCGTGGCCATGTGGATCACCGCGTCCGGCCTCCAGCGGCGGAAGACGTCCTCGGCGGCGCGCTTGCGGATGTCCACCGCGTGGACCTCGATGTCCCTGGGCGCGTCCCGCCACGGCCGGATGTCGATGCCGGCCACTTCATGGCCGCTGTCGCGCAGCTTGTGCGCCAGCCTGCGCGCGATGCCGCCAGAGATGCCCGCGATCAACACCTTCATGGCAACAGCCTCCGGGCCCGGCGCAGGTTGCGCTCGGCGCGATTGTCCTCGATGAGCCGCTGGATGCGGGCCTTCACCTGATCCACGTAGCCCTGGATGATGTGGTCCTCCTCGTCGCCCGTGCCCTCGAAGAGGAGCGGCTCGCCGTAGTGGATTTCCAACCCCACCGGCAGGGGCAGGGGCAGCAGGTACGGCGTCAGCGGCACGTACGGCACGCCCAGCAGCTTGCCCAGCGCGTAGGCGTTGGTGACCGTGGGGATGGCCGCGCCGCCGCCCAGGAAGGCGAACGGGATGATGGGCGAGCGCGTCTGGAGCGCCAGCCGGATGAACCCCGTGCCGAAGTCCACCAGCGAATAGCGGTCCGGGTAGAGCTTCGCGGTGCCGCGGGCGCCCTCCGGAAAAATCATCAGGAGCCGGTCGTCCTCCAGCAGGCGCACCGCGTGCTCGGGCAGGCCGGTGAACTGGCCGGTGCGGCTGGCCCACAGCGAGGCCACGGGGAACTTGTGGATGAAGCGCTCCACCATGCCCTGGGCGAGCCGCGGCGGGTCCATCTCCAGCATGGTGGAGGTGAGCACCATCATCCCGTCCACCGCGACGCCGCCGGAGTGGTTGCCCACCAACATGCCCCGGCCCTTCCGGGGGATGTGCTGCACGCCGGTGCAGCGCACCCGGAAGTAGTTCCGGTAGAGGAAGGCGAAGAACTCCAGCGCCAGCTTCAGGTGCTTCTTGGAGATGCCGTACGGGTCGACGCCGTACTCGTTGAAGGGCAGCTCCAACCGCTCCACCCGCTCCGACAGGGATTCGCTCTGGGACACGGGGGCGCACCGTAGCACCGCGCGTGCGCTTTGCACCGGGGGCCCGCGTCCCCCATTGTGCGCCCGTCGGGTGCCCCACGCCGGGAGGCGGGAAGGCGGGCCTCGCAGGAGGGTGACGCGCGATGGCGGGGCAGTCGTTGACCGGAATGCTGGACGGGGTGCTCGCGTGGGCCCGGGCCCTGCCGGAGGGGCTGTCCAACCAGGTGGCGGTGGACGTGGGGGGCCGGCGGGTGCGCCTGTCGCACGCGCGGGTGGAGGCCCTGTCGCGCGGCGTGCTGGGCCGCGTGAAGGGGCTCACCCTGCGCGGCTGGGACAGCGGCGCCACCGTGTACGACCTGCGGCTGGACGTGCGCGGCTGGAAGCTGCGGGTGGAGACGACCCCCCAGCGCGTGGAGCTGGCCCGGGGGCGCTACACGCTGTGGCTGGCCACGCCGGGCCGGGTGGAGCTGGAGGGCTCCCCGGGCGCGTCCTCCCTGCTCATGGGCGCGCTGCGCACGGGGGCCGGGAAGGCCACGCTCCAGGCCCTGGCGCGCCGGCTGCTGCCGCCGGAGCTGGCCTGGGACGGACAGGTGCTCCGGGTGGAGGGGAGGTTGCCCGGAGACGGCGCGCTGGCGGCCCGCCTCTTCGAGTCCTCCTCGCTGATGATGACCGCGGCGCACGCGCCAGAGGGGCTGTGGCTGTCCGCGGAGGAATGGCCGGGGCTGGTGGACCTGCTCCAGGCCGCGCTGGGGGCGGGGTAGGGCGCCCGCCTCAGCGGCCCTCGCCGTCCCACACGTTGGCGCGGCCCTCCAGGGGGCCGCGCTGCGGGCGGACGATGCAGAAGCGCTGCCCGGTGGGGGACTCCATCACCCACCAGCGCTTCACGTAGGCGATGCGCTTCGCGCCCAGCGCCTCCAGCCGCTCCAGCTCCGCGTCCAGGTCGTCCGACTCGATGTCCAGGTGGATGCGGCTCTCGTGCTCCACCTGCTGGATGAGCAGCATGGGCTCGTGGTCCTTCACCTCCAGCTCGCGGTACGTGGGCGAGCCCGGATCCACTGGCTTCAGCGCCCGCCCCAGCGCCCCGCTCCAGAAGCGTGCGGCGGCGTCGAGGTCCTCGACCTTGCAGTCGATGACGAACGTGCTGAGTCGGCTGTGGTGCATGGCTGCGCTCCTGTGGGCCGGGCAGGGGGGGAAGCCCGTTGGGGGGGAGCCAGGGATACACCGAAAAGCATGAGGAAGGTACGACGGAGTGAAGGACGACGGGATGTGCGGTTCACGCCACTTCGCGCCGCTGGAAGCTCCAGCAGGAGGCCGTGGGCGGCGCCCGGAGGGAGCAGAATGGCCCGCCCGTGACGGCGCCTCATGGCGCTGGCGACCTTCCCTGACGCTCGAGGAGCCGACGCATGCAGCCCTTCCGCTTTCCCTCCGCCGGCCGGGTGGCCCTGACGCTCATCGCCGCGCTGACGCTGGCGCTGCCAGGACACGCCGGGCCACCCGCGGCCGCGCCCAGGCCTCCGCAGGGCGACGGCGTGGTGATGCTCACCGTCTTCCTCCGGCACGACCAGACGAAGACGCTGGAGGAGATCAACGCGCAGTTGGACCGCACCGGCTTCCGGAAGAACTTCCCGCCGGAAGGCGTGGAGGTGGTGTCCTGGTACGTGATGATGGGCGTGGGCCAGGTCGTCACGCTGCGCTTCCCGCCAGAGAAGCTGCGCACGGTGAACCTGGCCCTCGAGAAGGGCGCGTGGGGCGCGTTCCGCACGGAGATGTACGCCACCTACGACTACCGCCCCGTCTGGCAGGAGCTGCGGAACGCGAAGTGAACCCCCGGCTCAGTGGGGCCGCGCGAGCAGCCTGTCGAGCGCCGCG
This genomic interval carries:
- a CDS encoding ATP-binding protein gives rise to the protein MSKDARLKAFLSDGPEIFNSVQQGQTLWKRDPFDVPSINAPARTAFERLVNRATSKVRPEDGKILLLQGDSGSGKTHLVRAFRNSVHEGRKGYVGYLPMTVDVTHYDRYILSEVIDSLEKPYDHGHVDDTGLMLLSEAVLQRCTNIFAANIPGEDLLSDEELHGNIRAVADDLHADPEFRQIDVNLLRALLCLQRREARFHHRIVQWLRCEEMSPEDRAIIGNLVPRNTEDSPSRMLIQLGQLMGIFGKALVLCVDQVEDMLDFEQKPQMEPSFRRAMSTLVSLAAQVPTAIVVVCCLSDFWTATRTRLNRAMIDRIERNPEPVDLEVNVTAQTARDIAARRLKSLYEQQGITFNPAQPTYPIPSQGFDQLSGLRPRDILNACHRYRERGIQDGRLPATFPLPEKNRSPAATPVSLPPATPDLDQAWTDFKARFKERVPEGDADIAALLDWGLTVSAEELGGATRFIVKPCDEDALDVTLQPGNTHLYVAICNNTSRGGHLARQMETAIRAARKSLPVLVRATEFPGGLGTLVAEQTAVLHRRGGRRVVVGPSDLRELLALQAFRKQHDEAAFLAWSRVARPVTRLQGITDLLALEKFVPSTAAPVSPPAPVAGKARASSESSVTDGVSEWEVTPASQILPPNPAKSAPAVIEEDGPKPPKKNEGPTAPKKDEGPKGQMRVGITESVYASTNTVYIQPDELKQHSAFLGGPGSGKTTLALNLVEQLVLQGIPAILVDRKGDLAAYARDESWEEPLDDPMMVERRKLLRERVDVALYTPGRSDGRPLSIPVVPRGLDKLSPEERDQILQQTADALSTMLEYKSGQRDKAAKALLALALRQLVQRPSGKEITLDLVQRFVAAQDMALVQEAHGLDDKVFTKLSQDLATLRLNAQTLLSNTGEKLDMNELLGLGAAKVPGKTRLTIISTKFLGGLQSSLFWVSQLLVEANRWASQHPAPKLQAVLLFDEADIYLPAQSIPATKQPMENLLRRARSAGVGVMLATQSPGDLDYKCRDNVRAWFAGRVKEEVALKKLKPMFSEARVDPAVRLPPQKTGQFHVLREGQVEQLRADRNIIKTEQLSEEEILQLAHRSSEQGIRNAG
- a CDS encoding endonuclease domain-containing protein, producing MAGEVALLDALDRQARRRAEGIATLSVLEGPEALGGTLWERWAARQGLTVVEVSGEDPRTAALEWARALATARDLGADAEALATFSLTAANPRHAPVFRGKTAHERRVLLEALPPPAMLPEATWALCRELVMGREAVARGALPDAVSTALQKNLNAGLRALHALVPPGKAPVVRVPAGAAPSCRGLRVAEVLSNAVPALAVACVVSSEALGAFLSGGETRLKALVREGVLEIPAEPSESSSAVAALRKLERDGASDAQRVSAAEVALAVLTGAGAAGADRARSKAEAYLRDRLEEHPRTSGLFELNARLHPGDKRSWEVDLLCRRFRIAVEIDGYYHFQDPERFRRDRRKDLDLQREGYWVYRLLANDVLSQLEHILHTLDTLIEARGRELAGREPRHGHRHS
- a CDS encoding MFS transporter — translated: MVAETVGAPSAASPGLLRRVEAVVFFTVFLDLVGFGIVIPMLPFYVQSMGGSARTVGILLGCFSFTQLLATPLLGRYSDRHGRRAVILLSLLANAVAMALFSLASYHRMLPLLFASRILAGATSGNIAACQAALADVTTKQTRARAMGRIGAGIGLGMVLGPTLGGLFSGLGPWVPPLLAGGLALVGFLGALLAMPETHPVEQRMETKSQTRWAALKDSPRRKALGMVLGLFFAVFLSMTTLQVAFALLVQARLGWGSKEVGYTFAVVGGLGLVIQGGLIGPLARAVGEFRLLIAGALLLACGMVGIALSHQAIPMMAAVVLVGGGMGFLQPLISSQASQVAPQAQQGAVLGLAQSCGGLARTVGPVATGWMYASWSTQAPFLTGMVAALAAAGLGVLLHRETGDDTGR
- a CDS encoding SDR family oxidoreductase; amino-acid sequence: MKVLIAGISGGIARRLAHKLRDSGHEVAGIDIRPWRDAPRDIEVHAVDIRKRAAEDVFRRWRPDAVIHMATVTAFTVQGRERGRINLDGTKALFDHCAAHGVKQVLFVGRHTFYGAAPDSPLYHSEDEPPRALEAIPELADLVAADLYAATALWRLPDVTTAVLRLVYTLGTPGTGTLANLLRGKRVPMVLGYDPLFHVLQEEDVVTALQLALEKKVRGIFNVAGPAPIPLSVIIKGTGRTPVPLPSPLLSVLMGRAGFPRLSVGATDHLRYPIVVDNKRFLEATGFHAAYDEGRILRAYADSLPVDRAVHGG
- a CDS encoding lysophospholipid acyltransferase family protein — translated: MSQSESLSERVERLELPFNEYGVDPYGISKKHLKLALEFFAFLYRNYFRVRCTGVQHIPRKGRGMLVGNHSGGVAVDGMMVLTSTMLEMDPPRLAQGMVERFIHKFPVASLWASRTGQFTGLPEHAVRLLEDDRLLMIFPEGARGTAKLYPDRYSLVDFGTGFIRLALQTRSPIIPFAFLGGGAAIPTVTNAYALGKLLGVPYVPLTPYLLPLPLPVGLEIHYGEPLLFEGTGDEEDHIIQGYVDQVKARIQRLIEDNRAERNLRRARRLLP
- a CDS encoding VOC family protein — its product is MHHSRLSTFVIDCKVEDLDAAARFWSGALGRALKPVDPGSPTYRELEVKDHEPMLLIQQVEHESRIHLDIESDDLDAELERLEALGAKRIAYVKRWWVMESPTGQRFCIVRPQRGPLEGRANVWDGEGR